The following is a genomic window from uncultured Draconibacterium sp..
ATTCCCCAAGACAGGCAAGAAGCAATATTTGAACGTTTTGTGCAGGCCGATATTGAAGATAAAATGGCGCGCCAGGGAGCGGGATTGGGATTATCCATTTCAAGAGCATACGTTGAAATGCTTGGCGGCAAATTATGGGTTGAAAGTGAAGTTGGGAAAGGCTCAATATTTTATTTTACGATTCCATATGATGAAACATCTAAAAATGAAAGTGATTCTGAGGATATTGATAAAAGTGAAATCTCAACAAATAAGGACTTAAAAATATTAATTGCAGAGGATGATGAAACATCCGGTCAGCTTTTATCAATTATTTTAGATAAATATGGAAAAGAAATTATTCATGTTCAAAGTGGAACTGAAGTTGTGGATGCGTGCCGTAGCAATTCTGATATTAACTTAATATTAATGGATATTCAAATGCCGGATTTGAATGGTTATGAGGCAACTCAACAAATCCGCCAGTTCAATAAAGAAGTTGTAATTATTGCCCAAACAGCTTATGGACTGGCAGGTGACAGAGAAAAAGCAATGGAAGCCGGGTGTAATGATTACATTTCAAAACCTATTCAAAAAGATAAATTGAAGTCTCTAATTCAAAAGTACATAAAGTATTTACAAAATAATTATTGATATTTAAATGGAAGAAAATAAAGCACATGCTATAATAAAAGCTATATGTAATGCGGGGTTCTCAGGTAACTCAACAGCAATTCTTTGTTGCGACACCACCAATTCGTCTTTAACGATTTGGCTATAAAAATAAAATTATAAATAAACGAATTGGCTCGGTGGCAGCTTGACTGTGAAACATTTCAATGTCCCGCACTCCACATAGCCAAACGTAAGCTGGGCATCGTACGAAAAAATGAGATTTAGCAAATGGAAATTAAAATTTTAGATACCAGAGACATTAAACTTGAACAAGTAATAGAATTGTATAAAGCCAATAAATGGAGTGCTGCTGATAAACCGAATGAGTTATTTAAAGCATTGATTAATTCACATTCTTTGATTACAGCATGGGATAAGAATAAATTAATAGGACTTGGAAATTCAATATCAGATGGATTTCTTGTTGTTTACTATCCTCACTTGCTAGTTCATCCTGAATATCAAGGAAAAGGAGTAGGTAAAATGATTGTGGATAGGATGTTCGAAAAATATAAGGATTTTCATATGCAAATGTTGACTGCTGATGGCAAAGCTATTGACTTTTATAAAAAAGTTGGATTTGTCAGAGCAGGTGAAACAGAATCTATGTGGATTTATAAAGGAAACGAACATTAAAAGATACGATAATATGATAGCAAGAATTTGGCATGGTCGGACAAAAAGAGAGGATTATGAGGAATATACAGATTTAATGAAATCAAAAGCAATTCCTGATTATAAAGGAACAAAAGGTTTCGTTGATTTAACTTTTTTAAGACGAGTTGAGAATAATATTGCTCATTTTACACTAATTACATTTTGGAAAAATTTTGAAGTGATAAGAAATTTTGCAGGAGAAGATTTTGAAAAGGCAAGATATTATCCGGAAGATGATAATTTTCTTCTTGAGTTTGAAGAGAATGTAATTCATTATGAAGTTTTTGCTTAATTAAAGCCTAAAAAGAAGCAAGCTTCAAGTTAATGATATTCTATTTTCAATTGCAGGTACTAAAATGGGTATTGCTGATTCAAGTTTGATACCTGCAAATACAAACCAAGCACTTGCCATAATTCGTTCTAAGGGTGATTTTGAACCATCATTTTTGAAACATTATTTAATGTCAGCCAATGTTCAAGATAACATGGAAAGAATTAAAGTTGGTGTTGCCCAATCAAATCTTTCATTAAAACAAGTATCAGAAATAAAAGTTCCTAAAGTAACTATAGCTAAACAACGCCAAATTGTTTCCCGCATCGAGAAAGAACAAGAATTGGTAAATGCGAACAAACAATTGATTGAAATATTTGAGAAAAAAATAAAAGACAGAATTGCTAAAGTTTGGGATGAGGAAAAAGCAGAGAAGGAACAGGAATTTGAAATGGCAGCAGAACCAGAAACGGAATACAAAACAAACTGATTATGATAGCCAACGCTTCACAGTCATACACATTGCCAAGTCGCGCGAAATACCAACCGCACAAACCAAAACTTGTCAATAAGTATGCCTGTCCCAGCCCACGAGCAGACAGATAATGTGTAGCAAATTGAACGAAAAATGACTGAAATAAATGTATCACACCAGGCGGTAACAATAATGTTGAACCAAAAACTTTCTTAAGTTTGAAAAGTGAAAATTTGCAAAAGAAAACATGAAATCAACTATTAAATACTTTTCTAGGATATTCTTTGGAGAATCAAATGAAAATAGTTTGGAAAGAAGAGTATTTATAACTGCATCTTTAATTACTTTCTTGGGAGCTTTTTTAGGTATAATTTGGAATTTATTTTTAGGCTTGCCAAGAATGCTAACTTTAATCGTAGGGGGGTTTATGTTGGTATATTTTTTGCTTTATTTCAACGCCCGGTTTAAAAATAAATACAGCCCCTTGGCATATTTTATTATATCCTTACTGTTTTTGAACTTGTTGTATATATTCAACGGTGGTCTAAATGGTTCAATACCTTCGCTCTTTATTGTTTTTATTTTAGTATTCATTACAATCTCCAATAAAAAAAATCAATTATTCATTTTAATTATTACAACAGCAAATCTTTTGGGTTTATTTGTTGTAGAACGCTTCTTTCTTAAAGATTTGATTAGTCCTTACATCAATAATGACACAAGGGAAATGGATTTAGCTTTTGGATACATAGCAGCATTAATTTTATGTTTTATCATTATAAATTATTTTAAAAAATCAATTATTTCTAAAAAAAATCAATTACAGAGTCTAAATAAATCTAAGGATTTGTTATTTAACATTATTGCACATGACTTGAGAGCACCATTTAATAGTATTTTAGGATTCGCTGGTCTAATGTCAGATAAATCAGAAAATCTCAGAAAAGACGAACTTCAAGAATATGCTGAGCTTATAAATATACAATCACAAAAAACCTTTGAACTTCTAGAGTCGCTTTTAGAATGGGGAAGAATCCAAACGAATAAAATTAAACTAAATCCTCAATCAATTAATTTATATCAAGTTGTCAATGAAATAATTGATTATTTTAATGAAAATCATACTATAAATGAACATGAAATAAAAGTAGAAGTACCAAGCGACATTTTTGTTATTGCAGATATGGTTATACTAAAAACAATTTTTAGAAATCTTATATCAAATGCTTTAAAATTTACACCTGCCAAAGAAGAAATTAAAATATCTGTAGAAAAATTCAACACAAAACATATTGCAATTATTATTAAGGATAAGGGTATAGGAATGAATAAAGAAATGATGGAGAATCTGTTTAATTTTGAAATTAATACAAATAGAAATGGTGTAAATGGAGAATCAAGTGTTGGACTTGGATTAGTTATTACAAAAGAACTTATTGAGAAACAGGGTGGTAAGCTGATTATCGAAAGCGAAGAAAATATAGGTAGCACTTTTAAATTTACTGTTCAAAAATCATAATATCGTAAATAACCAAATTGTTATAACATTAAAATTTATAAAACACTATTGGTAACACGGTACATATTGCAGGGCGGGTTTGGTGGTACGCCAACTGCGGATTCTCGTTTCCCAGTTCCGTGTCCTTCGGACAAGAACGCTCTCCGAAATCCGCTCCGCAACATGTACCAACCGTTATAGGGCATTATGTGACGTCCTAAAATATGTCTACACTAAATAAGTAGATATGTATAAAAACGATGGAGTAACACGACGTTACAGCGAGAGTTTCAAACTCAAAATTTTAGCCGAACTTAGTACGGGTAAATACTCAAAACGACAATTATCCCGGATTTATGGGATACAGTCAAGTACAATCAATGAGTGGGTGCGAAAGTACGACCGCAAAGATTTAATGAATACGCGTATTATGGTACAAACAAAAGATGAGATCAGCCGCTTAAAAGAGCTTCAAAAAGAAATTGAGCAGTTGAAAAAACTCCTGATTAAAAAGGATTTAGACAAGCTTGTACAAGATTCTTATTTGGAAGTGGCTGCCGAAAACTTAGGCTACAAAAGTGTTGAGGAACTAAAAAAAAACTTAAACATCAAGCCCTGATGAAAGCTACCTCAACAACAAAACAAACGGGTATAGCAAGCATGTCGGAGGTATGTGCCCTATTCCACCTAAA
Proteins encoded in this region:
- a CDS encoding transposase; this translates as MYKNDGVTRRYSESFKLKILAELSTGKYSKRQLSRIYGIQSSTINEWVRKYDRKDLMNTRIMVQTKDEISRLKELQKEIEQLKKLLIKKDLDKLVQDSYLEVAAENLGYKSVEELKKNLNIKP
- a CDS encoding GNAT family N-acetyltransferase, translated to MEIKILDTRDIKLEQVIELYKANKWSAADKPNELFKALINSHSLITAWDKNKLIGLGNSISDGFLVVYYPHLLVHPEYQGKGVGKMIVDRMFEKYKDFHMQMLTADGKAIDFYKKVGFVRAGETESMWIYKGNEH
- a CDS encoding restriction endonuclease subunit S, whose amino-acid sequence is MLFSIAGTKMGIADSSLIPANTNQALAIIRSKGDFEPSFLKHYLMSANVQDNMERIKVGVAQSNLSLKQVSEIKVPKVTIAKQRQIVSRIEKEQELVNANKQLIEIFEKKIKDRIAKVWDEEKAEKEQEFEMAAEPETEYKTN
- a CDS encoding ATP-binding protein, with protein sequence MKSTIKYFSRIFFGESNENSLERRVFITASLITFLGAFLGIIWNLFLGLPRMLTLIVGGFMLVYFLLYFNARFKNKYSPLAYFIISLLFLNLLYIFNGGLNGSIPSLFIVFILVFITISNKKNQLFILIITTANLLGLFVVERFFLKDLISPYINNDTREMDLAFGYIAALILCFIIINYFKKSIISKKNQLQSLNKSKDLLFNIIAHDLRAPFNSILGFAGLMSDKSENLRKDELQEYAELINIQSQKTFELLESLLEWGRIQTNKIKLNPQSINLYQVVNEIIDYFNENHTINEHEIKVEVPSDIFVIADMVILKTIFRNLISNALKFTPAKEEIKISVEKFNTKHIAIIIKDKGIGMNKEMMENLFNFEINTNRNGVNGESSVGLGLVITKELIEKQGGKLIIESEENIGSTFKFTVQKS